The genomic region CGATCGGCACCGCCGGATTCATGTCGCCCGAGCAGGCCCAGGGCGGCAGTGTCGGTACGGCCAGTGACATCTTCTCGCTCGGTACGGTCCTTTGCTTCGCGGCCACTGGGCGCATGCCGTTCGGGCAAGGCAGTGCGGCGGAGCTGCTCTACCGGGTCGTGCACGAGGTGCCGAACCTGGACCGCGTACCGGACGGACTGCGGACGGTACTGGGCGACTGCCTGGAGAAGCGAGCGGAGCGGCGGCCTTCCGCGGAGGAGGTGTTGTCCGCGCTGAGCGGAGGTGGTGCGGTGACTGTCGCGCCTTCGGCGACGGATGCGGATGCGGATGCGGGGGTGCGTCCGCCTGCGGCTCCGCCGGACCTGCCGTTCGCGCCTCCGCCTCGGGCGCTTGGCAGGCCCGGGCCGCCTGCCGTGCCGGTTGCGGCTCCTGTCCCGACTTTTGCGGATCGGCGATCGGGGCCGCCCGTCGAGGTGCGGTACTCGATGGGGCACATGCGCGTCGCCGTCGGGGCCATGCTCGCCGGGGCCGTTCCGCTCGGCGCGGCCGTCTACTACTTCGTGGGCCATCCCCTCCCCGCCGCATTGGCGAGCATCGTCGCGCTCGCGCTGTTCAGCCTGGGAGGACTGGCCATGGCGCGCGGGGACGCGGCTTGTGTTCGGGTCGCGGGTGACGGGCTCTCCTTCTTGCGTGAAGGCCACGAATGGAGCGCGACCTGGGAGGAGTTGAGCCGGGTCACCCTGAAGGCGACGCGCTGGGGCCTGCTGCAGGAGTTCGTCGTGGTGGGCGAACTGGCGCCAGGGGCGACAAAGAACGTCGTCTGGGAACGCTTCCAGCCTGTCGGTCCCGGCCACAGGGCGGCAGTCACCACCATCCGATTCCGCGACGAGAGGCGGGCGCGAGCGGAGGTCGGACGGCTGCACGAGGCGTTGCTGCACTGCGCCGGTGAGCGTTACTCGTACGACGGTGGACTATTCTCCGTCGTCCGCAGCCGTTGACTGAACGTTTCAGAATGCGGCTCGGGTGCCGCCGACTGCCCACCGTAGAGCTAGTGGGAACCCTCCAAGCCCGGCTGGGCATCGTTGTACCGGCCAAGATCAAGATGGCCATCCGCGCGGCCGCAGACTTGCAGGACGGGGTGGCCGAGGCGGCCGCCGCGTCCTTGTCCGTGACGACACCTGGGAACCACACCGTGAGCGAACGCGTCATCGCACCCAAGAGCCGGGGCTTCCTGTTCCTCGACTCGCATCCTGGCGGCTGCCAACAGCTGGTGGACGAGATGTGGCAGGCCGTCCCCGCCACGGTAACCGCCGGGGGCGAAGGGCCCGTGGCCCTGGTCATCGGCTCGTCCGCCGGGTACGGCCTGGCCGCTACGATCGCGGGCCTGGCCCGAGTCGGTATCCGTGGCATCGGGGTGTGCTTCGAGAAGGCGCCCGCGCGGAGGACCGGCACGGCCGGCTGGTACCGCACCGCCGCCACCGCACGGCTCGCCCAACAGCACGGGCGGGACATGGTCTTCATCAATGGCGATGCGTTCAGCGACACGGTGAAGGAGCAGGTTGCCGACCTCCTCGCCGAGCGGTTCGGGGGGCAACTCGACTTCCTCATCTACTCGGTGGCCGCGCCCCGCCGCACCGACCCGGACACCGGCAACGTGTATGCCTCGGCCCTCAAGCCGATCGGCTCGCCGTACACCACCAAGACACTCGTCTTCGACGAGTCCGGTGCCCCGGAGGTGAAGGAGGTCACCACCGCGCCGGCCGAGGGCGACGACATCGAGCAGACCGTGGCGGTGATGGGCGGCACGGACTGGGAACGGTGGATCACGTTCCTGGCCGACCGGTCCCTGCTCGCCGACGGCTTCACCACCGCCGCCCTGTCCTACATCGGCTCGCCGCTCACCGCGGCGATCTACCGGCAGGGCACCATCGGCGCCGCCAAGTCCCATCTGGAAGCCACCGCACGCACGTTGGACGAGCGCCTCGGCAAGACCCTGGGCGGCCGGGCCGTGACCTCGGTCAACGCCGCTGCCGTCACCCAGTCCTCCACCGCCATCCCGGGCATCGCCCTGTACGCCGGGCTGCTGCGGGGCGTCCTCGGCGACGCCATGGTGGCCCCGATCGGTCAACTGGTGGAGCTGTGGGACCAGCTGACCGGTGTCCGCCCCCTTGACCTCGACGATGAGGGCCGGGTCCGCCTCGACACCTGGGAACTCGACCCGGCCGTGCAGAACGCCGTCGCCGAACGCTGGAGCGCCGCCACCAGCGACAGCATCACCGAACTCGCCGACCTCGACTGGTTCAGCGACGAAGTCCGCCGCCTCTACGGCTTCTCCGTCCCCGGCTTCGACTACACCGCCGCCGTCGAAACCGACGTCCCCTGGCCCACTCCCACCATCTGACCGCACCCGGTGCGGTCGGCGAAGCGGCGGCCGGCCGGCCACGAGGGCTCCCCCTTAATGGCCGGCCGGCAAGGGGACGGGCGGGCGTGTGCGGTGTGTGCTCGGGCTCCCGTCAGGCGGCGGGCGGGGTCCAGTCGGCGGGCAGGCCGGACTGGGTGAGGACAGTGGCCAGGCTGTAGTGGTCCCGGTCGGAGGTGATCCGGCAGTGGTTCTTGTCGAGGTCGAGGACGGTGGTCATCGGCACGGCGAAGGGCTTGGGCGCGCCCTTGAGATGGCCGGAGTAGACGGCCCGTACGGTGACGCGGTCCCGTTCGAGGCGGGTGGCGCGGATGGTGACGTGGACGTTGTCTATGTGGGTGTCGGCGCGGGCCTTCCACCCTGCGATCTCCTCGCGGCCACGGAAGGTGACGGCCACGGCTTCGTCGGTGTAGATGCCGTCGGTGGTGAACAGGGCGCCGAGGGCCTGGGGGTCGGTGCCGTTCCAGGCACTGGCCCAGGCGGTGACGATCCTCGGCGTGCGCGGGTTGCTGTCCTGCGCGGCGGAGGCGGCGGCGGGGGCGGCGGCGCAGAGGGCTGCGGCGGCGGTCAGCACAGTCATGGTGCGGATCGGGCGGGACGTCATGGTTGTTGCTCCTTCGGGGGCGGGCGTGCGGGTGCGGCTGCGGCCTTGTCGGCGACGGTGCCCGGTCAGGCCAGGCTCGGGGCTGCGGCGGGTCGCCGGGTGAACGGCAGGCCCGCTCCCGGCCGTGGACATCGGCGCGCTGCCTCGTCCGTCTGTGTACGTGCACCCTTCATGGCGCACAGACTCGTGTCAGGCGCTGTCCACTTTCCAGGCCCCGCAGGGTCGGTGACTGCCCAACACTGTCCACGCTTGTCCACGGGAACCGGCCGACGACGCACGTCCCGCTCGGCCGTGGGCAAGTCCCCAGAAGGTCCGCGGCTCGGCTGGTCAGCGAGTGTGGCCGCTCCGGGCTTTCCACTCCTCCACGATCGGCTCCAAGCACCACGGAACCGGGCAGCGCCGCGGCCATGTCGTGGGCGTAGACCCCGGGCCGTACCCAGAACCTGGCTCGGCATCGGCGTTCGCTGTACGGATCCCGGGCGCCTTGGAGCGCACGGGGCCGTCGGCGGGACCGAGGTCGGGCTTGCCGGGGCAGGGGCGGCCGGGGGCGCGGAGGGACTCGGTTGGGGAGTCGTTGCCGGCTACGTCGCGGCAATGATCCTGTCGGCTCCTGCCGGGCGCGGTGCCGTCGCACACGCCGGACCGCTCGGCATGCTGAGGGCATGGATCGTCGCAGCCCCGAAAAGACGGAAGAGCCAACGGCCCGTGACTACTCCGGCGCGGTCTACGGCTCGCTCCTTGCCGCCTCCGTCATCGCCACCGCAGGGGCGGCGGGCCCCTTCCCGCGGCTCCAGCTCATGGTCATGCTGCTCACCACCGGCCTGGTCTTCTGGATCACGCACGTCTACGTCCGCATCGTGGGCGACCGGCTGGCACATGAGGCGCTGTCGTGGGAGAAGATCCGCTCGGATGCGCGCAGGGAATGGCCGATCATCGGGGCCGCGCTCCCGCCGATCGCCGCCGTGATGGTCTGCTCAGTCCTGGGCCTCGGGCTCGAAGCGACCGGATGGGTGGCGCTCGGCGTCGCCCTCGCCGGGCAGGTCGTGTGGGCCACCGCAGGCCTCGTCAGCTTCGGTGCCCCGCGCCGCATGATCGCCGTGACCTGTGCGGTCAACCTCCTCCTGGGGCTGGTCATCGTGGCCGCGAAAGTCCTGGTCAAGCACTGATACTCCGAAGGGCTCCAGCGCCGGGGCCCGGCGCCGCGGGCTTCACCACAGTCCGGCCGCCGCTACGGTTTCACGGTCGCCGTGGCGGTGACCCCGCAGCACTCGAAGGTCTGGACCGGCGCACCCGACGTCTGCGTGATCTTCACACCCTCGAGCACCGCGTTCGTGTCGACCACCGATGCGATGACCGCGACACCATGCACCCCACCCTTGATCCGATCCTTTCGGACGGTGAAAGTACCGTCCTGGAGGGCGATCCCGACGAACGAGCTCCTCTGGATGTCGTTGTGGGCGACGTCGATCTCGTTGCCGGCAACGTAGATGCCCACCTGGTTGCCGATGAGTCGGTTGTGCCGCACGACGGTGCCGGGCGCGTCGGCGACGATGCCCGCGTGCTGGAATTCGTTGAAGAAGTCGGGGCCGCAGTCCGCGTCGGGCTCCCGGCACTCGTTGTTGCTGACGGTGTTCCCGGTGACGCGGCCCACCGCGCCGGCCACGAACTCGATGCCGTCGGTCGACACCTTCGGGTGCCCGGTGACGGTGTTCCCTTCAATGGTGGCGGTGGACCCCTCGTTGAGGACGACCACGCCCGCGCCCTGGTAGTCCGTGATCTTGGTATCGCGGATGCTTGCCGAGCCCGTGCTGGTCGGCAGGTCGCCGATGAGGACGCCGGTCGCGCTGTGGAAGCAGGGCGCAGCGGGCGTGTCGGTGATGTGGGTGACAGCGGCGTGGCGGAGGGCGAGATGAGCACCCCCGAGCACACGAATGCCCGCGCTGAGTGCGCCGTCCTCGCACGTGCCGGAGCCCGGTCCGCTGACGGAGAGCCGGGACAGCGAGACCGACGCGCCATTGTGGATCTCGACGATCGAGTTTTCGCCGTCGTCGCCGGGGGTCAGCGTCTGCGGAGCCTGAATGGTCGTCTTCCCGTCGCCCGAGCCGGTGAGCGAGACGTTCTTGCCGATCACCACTTGCTCGCGGTAGACACCCGGCCGGACGGTGATGCGGTCACCGGGGCGGGCGGCGTCGACCGCGGCCTGGATCGTCGGATAGTCCTTGGGGACCACGAGGTCGTGTGACCCGTCGGCCGCCGCCGACGTCGGCACCATCGGAAACACGGCGATTGCCGTGACGACGCAGACGCCCAGACGGACGGCTGTCCTGATCAGTGGGATTGCCATTCCGATTCCGCTCTCGTGTGTTGCTCACGCCGTGGATCCGGGGGTCCCCGTGACCCGCCTGCCGGATGGCCCGGCCGCGCTGCAAACCTATTGACGGCTGCGAGCACAAAGGCTTCCGGACATCCGACACGGGTGCCGTTTCCCCCTGCCGGCCCATCGACGGGACCGGCCCCCACGTTGCGGTGCACATACCGCGGCGCCGCGGCATCGCCCACACCGTCCCCGAGAGGTCTGACCAGGTCCGCAGGCGGACCCGGCGAGGCCGGTGCCTCAACCAGCTCGAGCGGCGGGCCGCTCCTGAACCTGGGTGCTCGCACACCGCACGGCGAGAACCGCGATGTCGTCGTCGAGTCTTCCGCCGCTGTAGTGGATCAGGGCCCGATGAAGCTGGTCGAGCAGTTCGCGGGGCGCCGTCGGGCTTTGCTGACGCATCCACTCCGGCAGCGGGAAGAACTCGCCGTCGCGGCCCCTGGTCTCCGTGACGCCGTCCGTGTAGAGCAGCAGCTGGTCGCCCGGAGCGAAGATGAGGGTGTCGACGCAGTAGTGGTCCCCGATGAGCGATGCCAGGTTGAGCGGCGGAGAGGGGGTGGTGGGCTCCACGACCCGGATCTCGCCGCTGCGCACGAGAAGGGGCGGGGGGTGCCCGCAATTGAGAAGCCTGAGCCGGCCTCCGCCATGCGGGATCTCGGCGACAAGAGCGGTCGCGAAGCGCTCCGGCAGGTCCAGAGCGGGGAACGCCGCGCTGTGGCGGGAGATGCTGGCCTCCAGGCGATGGACGACGCCCCTCAGGTCAGGCTCGTCGTACACGGCCTCCCTGAAGCTGCTGATCACCGCTGAGGCGGCCCCTACCGCGGACAGGCCTTTGCCGCGTACGTCGCCGATGAGCAGCCGGACCCCGAACGGCGTGTCGACGGCCTCGTAGAAGTCTCCGCCGATCCGGGCCTGCTCTTGGGCCGCCACATACAGCGACTCGATCTCGACGTCCTCGATGCGGCGCGGCAGTGGGCGCAGCAGTACCTTCTGGGCTGCGTCGGCGACGAGCCGGACGTTGAGGAGCGTCTCCTCCCGTTGGAGTCGGACATGGCTTGCGTATGCGGCCGCCAAGGTGACGGCGATGATCGCAGCCGCCGTGTAGGGCGTCCCCAGGTCGGTGTACGCGAAGCTCAGGCCGATCATGACCATCAGGCAGAACGTCCCCAGCATGATCGTGGGGACCACGGGCCACATCGCGGCAGCGAGGGCAGGTGCGGCGGGCAGGAGGCGACTGAAGGCGAACTCCCTCGGGGTGGAGAACGCCAGAGCGGTGATGAGGACGGTAACGATCACCGGTGACAGCAGGGCAGCGTCCCACCGGCCGCCATAGAGAGGGCGACGGCGCCCCGCCCGTCTTGACCTGATCACAGAATGCATCATATCGGGGCAAAATTATCGCCGGGTCACGACGGAGCGTGCCGCTCACGCTCGGTGATCAGCCGCTGGCGCCGCGTCAGCATCACGGCGCGGCCCGTCACCCGAATGCGTGATGGGCCGCGACTCCCTACGCGCATGTACGCCGAGGGCACCACGCGCGACGACATCCGTCGGCGTGACGACGACCCGCAGGTCCCCCGGTGGGGTCTGCGTAGGTGCCCGTCCAGCGCCGGCGCCGATGTGCTGGACACGAGGTCGGTGTGTCGGCCGGAGGAGTGCAGGGTCTACCGCATTGGCGCTGAGCCCTGCCGGCCGGGTTCATCCTCGCGCGCGCCTCGGCCCGCCCGCCGACGCGGACGGTGCCGCCGGACCCGCCGGAGCCGCCAACTCGGCGGCGACGGCGCGTCCTTCGACACGGACCCGCGCCATCGCCGTGACGGGGATCCGCAGTTCCTCGTGGCGGCGACGCATGCGCAGCGCATCGGCCTCGGCTGCGCATCCCGTCGTGATCCTCCGGTTCGATCACGACGGGCGGCGTTCGCAGACCTCGGACTCCGAGGACTGCGGTCAGACCGAGGCGTTCCAGGCGGTCGTCAGCCCGTCCAGCCAGGCGGGAGGCAGCTCCGCGGCGTCCCACTCCTGGCGCAGCTCCTGCGACGCGACGAGGAGCCGCTCCAGCACTGCGATGCTCGTGGCGGAGTGGAGGAGCGAATAGCGGCCGTGCACCGTGATGGCGCTGCCCGGTCCGAACGTCGAGAACAGGCGCTCCAGTCGGGTGCGGTGGGCCACGGCGAACTCGGTCACCCGCCCCGCGTACCCGGCTCGCTGCCGTGGGCTCATCGTGCCGAGGACGGCGACGAGCACCTCGTCGGTCGCCTCGGGATCCAGTACCGAGACCGCAGTGAACGACAGGTACAGAGGCGTGAGCGCCACTCGCACCCGCTCCACCTCCATACGCCCTGCCCGAGGACGCTCCCCGGCCGGACCCGGCTGCGCGTCCGCCCCCACGACCCCGACCAGGGTCCGCTCGGCGAGGACGCCGAGCTCTTCCAGGAGGTGCCCTGCGCCGTCGAGCCAACCCGACTCGTACGCCTCCCCCTTGTCCCCCGGCGCGCTCCGGACGCCGCCGCTCAGCTCCTCGTGCGCGAGAGTCAGAGCTCCCGCTTCCAGGAGCCCGATCAGTTGCCGCGCGTCGTCAGAAGGAACCCCCGCCCGGGCGAGGAGCTGCAGCAGTGTCGTCCTCGCGTTGTCGACACTGGCCTCGTCCGGCCACTGCCGGCCCTCGTCGGCCGCGCCCATCGGGTCCTCCTCATCGCTCGGGTAGTGCGGTGTGTGCAACGAAATCGCTCCCTTCGACAGTCCAACGCCCGACAGCCGGGATGTGCTCCCCAGCAGCGGAACAGTACCGACGAAGCACGCGCCCTCAGCAGCTGCCACCGCTGCCGGAGGAACCGTTCGAGACCAGGCGTGTGTTCGCGCCGCGCACCGACCGCTACAGCCAGATCGCCGTCCGCACCAACCGCTACCCGGTGCCGGTGCGGCTGATCGGCACGCGGGTCGCCCGAAGGGTCCGAGCATCGTGGTCCCGTGCCGGTGTCCTGCCCGTTCCGTACGCTGGCGGCATGCGCATGCGCCCCACTTTGAGCTGGACGCCTACCGAGGACCTGCGGCCCGGCACCACGGATCCCGGGCCGGTCGCCGATGCCCTGAGCACCGGCGGTGTGCTGGTGCTCAGCGGGGCGGGCATATCCACGGAGTCGGGCATCCCCGACTACCGGGGTGAGGGCGGGAGCCTGCGACGGCATACCCCGATGACCTACCAGGAATTCACCGCCAGTGCTCAGGCCCGGCGCCGGTACTGGGCGCGCAGTCACCTCGGCTGGCGCACGTTCGGCCGCGCCCGGCCCAACGCCGGGCACCGGGCCGTGGCCGCGTTCGGGCGGCACGGTCTGCTCTCGGGTGTGATCACCCAGAACGTCGACGGACTGCATCAGGCCGCCGGCAGCGAGGGCGTGGTGGAACTTCACGGAAGCCTGGAGCGGGTCGTCTGCCTTTCCTGCGGCGCCTACGGCTCGCGCCGTGAGCTCGCCCGGCGACTGGAGGAGGCCAATGCGGGCTTCGAGCCGGTGGCCGCCGGACTGAACCCGGACGGTGACGCCGACCTCACCGACGAACAGGTCGGGGACTTCTCCGTGGTGCCCTGCACGGCGTGCGGCGGCATTCTCAAACCGGACGTGGTGTTCTTCGGCGAAGCCGTTCCCCCGCGGCGGGTCGAGCACTGCCGCGAACTGGTCGGTGAGGCGACCTCACTGCTGATCCTGGGCTCCTCGCTGACGGTGATGTCCGGGCTCCGGTTCGTCCGCCAGGCAGCCCAGGCCGGCAAGCCCGTGTTGATCGTCAACCGGGACCCGACCCGGGGCGACCGGCACTCCGTCACCCGGGTCGCGCTCCCCTTGGGGACGACCCTCACCACCCTGGCCGACCGGCTGGACATCCCCGTCGACGGCCAGGCGGAGGCCTGAGTCAGCTCGGCTGAAGGCCGGACGCGGACGGGGTCCGTGCGATGTATCGCACGGACCCCGTCCGCGTCCGGCCCCGTGTGGATCAGGCCGGGACGCCCGCCAGGTGGTGCCAGCCGTGCAGGGCGGCCTCCGCCATCAGGTCCGGGTGGTCGCCGACGACGACCGGGTGACCGACGAGGCGGAGAAGCCCCAGGTCGGAGACGTGGTCGCCGTAGGCGTGGCACTCCTCGGAGGCGATGCCGCGCTCGGACAGGAGCTCTCGGGCGGCCCGAGCCTTGGCGTCGCCGATCATCGTCGTCAGCACTTCCCCGGTGTACACCCCGTCCTGGATCTCCGGGCGCGTGCACAGCACCACGTCGGCACCGACGTGGGCGGCCACCGGATCCAGAGCGGCGGCGAAGGAGCCGGACACGAGGACGGTGGCCAGCCCCCGCTCCCGGTGGGCCGTGAGCGCTTCGAGGACGTCCCGGTGGAAGAAGCCGCCCTGCCGCAGGTGCTGTGCGAACCATGCCCGGCCGACGGACTCCGTCTGCTCGGCCTGGTAGCCGGCGAATCGCCGGTAGAAGATCCGATTGCCCTCTTCCCGGGGCATGCCGGGGCGCAGCAGGTCGCGGGCGTCCTGACGGAGCCGCTGCTGTTCCTGTGGGGTGTGCCCGACGGCGTTCAGGAAGAAGTCGTAGAAGTCGAACATGGTCTTGACGGTGGTGAGCGTCTCGTCGACGTCGAAGAACGCGACGGCGTGCGTGGTCGTCGGCAGTGCCGTGGTCACGGGGAACTCCGGAAGCAGGGGGGAAAGGGGAAAAGGGAAAGGCGAAGGGAAAGGGGAAAGGGAAGGCGGAGTGCAGGGGACGGCCTGGCGGGCCGACGGGGGCGGGCAGATGGAGGGCTCAGCCCAGCGCCACGTGTACCTCGGCCACCGTCTCGTCCTGCTGGACGGCGCTCATGCGGAAGGCCCCCCGGCTGCCGTCTTCCTCGCGTGCGGCGGTCAGGTGCACCGGGGCGTCCAGTTCGGCGAACTTCAGGAAGCGACCGTGCAGCCGCAGCACGCGTGCGGCGTCGGTCTCCGGCGTGGCGGTGTCCTGCGGGCCGAGCAGCAGGGCGCACTGGCGGGCCGCCTCGCTGAAGACCATGGCCGGGACGTGGTCGTAGGGGTGGTCGTACATGCTGCGGTTGCGGTACGTACGGGGGCTGAGACGGGCGACGAGGGCGGTGAGGTTCGCCGGGTCCGCCTGTACGGCGTCGAGGACGGTGTTCACCGGGTCGAGCCGGCGCACCCGGGCCGGGTCGACCGGCGCTCCGGCGGGCTCGGCGGGCAGGGTGAACGCGGTGGGGACGGTGGTGCCGCGCTGCATGCGGCGCAGCGCGTGGTACTGGTCGGTGGGGGTGCAGTTGGTGTCCATGGTGAGCCGGCCCAGGGGGCGGCCGTCGAGCGTGAGGTCCATGGCGAAGGCCAGTCGGCGCAGCCGCCCGCCGCGCCGGCCGCGCTGGGTGACCTCCGCGTCCATGCGCAGTTCCCCGGGCCGATCGCCGCATCGCAGCGCCTCCGGATCGGTGATGTCCAGCGTCCAGGACGTGACCATGAACGTGGTGTCGCGGGGCACCGCCTCGAAGACGTGCGCGGAGTAGGTGACCGCCTGGCGGCAGCTCTCCAGGACGAGCAGCGGGTCGTGGAAGCTCCGCCCCGGCACGTGGTCGCGGAAGTATGCGTGAGACAGGGGCAGTTGGGCTGCGGCGGTGAAGACGCCCTCGCCGGTGGCGACGGCATCGGTGAGGAACACCTCGGACAGGGCCCACCGGTGGACGAGCGAGCGGGACACGGTCCGGTCGTATGCGGGGATGGGGGTGGCGGTGGGGGTGGGGCTGCTGGGCGCGTCCAGGACGGAGGCTTCCACGATGACTTCCTTTCGGATCAAGGGCGTTCAGTGCGCGGCGGCGCTGCCGCTCGGTGAGGTGACGGCGGGCGTGGCTGCACGCCCCTTGCGTTCCGCTGCCACGCCGAGGCCGGCGAGGAGGAGTCCGGCGAGGGTGACGAGGGCTCCGGCCCAGTTGAGGGCGGGGTAGCCGAGGCCGGCGTCGATGATCCTGCCGCCTAGCAGCGGGCCCGCGGCGTTGGCGAGGTTGAATGCGGCGATGTTCGACGCCGAGGCCAGCGTGGGGGCGCCGTCGGCCTTGGCCATGATGCGCATCTGAAGCGGGGAGATGGTGGCGAAGGTGGCCGCACCGAAGAGGAAGACGGTCACGCAGGTGGCCGCCTTGTCGTGCACCGTGAAGGTGAACGCCCCGAGGACGAGGGTGAGCAGCGCCAGCGCACCGCACATGGCGCTCCTGGGGGTGCGGTCCGCGATCCGGCCGCTGATCAGGTTGCCGACGAACATGCCGACGCCGAAGAGCACCATGATCAGGGTGACGGCGTTGTCGGTGAAACCGGTGACCTGGGTGACCATTTCGGCGATGTAGGTGTACGAGGTCATGACGCCGCCGAAGCCGAGCACGGTGGTGAGCAGGACCAGCAGTACCTGCGGGCGGCGCAGCACCCTCAGTTCGGAGCGCAGCCCGGTGCCCTCGGGTGCCGGGGTCCGGGGCACGAGCGAGGCGATGCCCGCCAGGCCCACCGCGGCGAAGAGGGCGACCATCCAGAATGCCCAGCGCCAGCCGAAGTGCTGGCCGATGAAGGTGCCCGCCGGGACGCCGAGGATCGTGGAGAGGGTGAGACCCGCGGCGACCATCGACACGGCGCGGCCCTTGCGGTCTTCGGAGACGAGATCGGAGGCGACCACCATCGCGACACCGAAGAACGCGCCGTGGGCGAGGGCGGAGAGCACCCGGCCCGCCATGAGCAGCCCGTAGGTGGGGGCGAGGGCGGACAGAACCGTTCCGGCGAGGAAGAGCAGCATGAGCCGGATCAGCAGGCTCCTGCGTTCGGTGCGGGCGCACAGAACGGTGAGGCCGGGGGCGCCGATGACGACGCCGAGCGCGTACCCGGACACCAGAAGTCCCGCGGTGGGGATGGAGACGGAGAGGTCGGCTCCGATGTCGGGGAGGATCCCCGCGATGATGAACTCGGCGACTCCGATGGCGAAGCCGCTGAGGGACAGGGCGATGACGGCAATGGGCACGGCTGTGCTCCTGGGTTGGGCTTCGGCAGAACTGGAGGGGTGGGCGCGGCCGCGGTCAGGGCTGGATGTCTCCGGGCAGGTTCCGGTCGCCGGCGATCGCGCGCATGTGCCAGTACGGGTAGGGCGCGGGCCGGTCGCTCGCCGCGTCCAGGCGCTGCCGCTCCTCGGTGGTGAGCTCCCACTCGACGGTGCCGAGGTTGTCCTGGAGCTGGCCGGGGCGGCTGGCGCCGAAGACCACGGACGTCACGGCGGGCTTGCTCAGCACCCAGTTGAGGGCGACCTGGGCGATCGAGACGTTGCGGTCGCGGGCGATGCCGTCGAGCACCTCCACCACGTCGTAGGCCTGCTCGCGATCGGTGAGCGGGGCGATGGAGGCGGGGCCCTCGTGTGCCAGACGGAAGTCCGCGGAGACTTCCTGGCCGCGCCGGTACTTGCCGCTGAAGAAGCCGCCCGCCAGCGGGCTCCAGACGGTGATGCCCACGCCCTGGTCGGCGGCGGCGGGCACGATCTCGTGCTCCAGTTCGCGGGCTCCCAGGTTGTAGTAGCCCTGGTAGGCGGCGAAGCGGGCGAGGTTGCGGTGGTCGGAGATGTCGAGTGCCTTCATCAGCTGCCAGCCGGGGAAGTTCGAGCAGCCGAT from Streptomyces sp. NBC_00190 harbors:
- a CDS encoding serine/threonine-protein kinase yields the protein MEQLKAGDPAAVGPYRITARLGAGGMGQVYLGESRSGRRVAVKVVRPEIASDPGFRARFRREVEAAKAVGGFWTATVVDADPEAETPWVASDYIPAPNLAELVRDRGPLTEDAVWRLGAGLAEALHSVHRAGLVHRDLKPANVLLTENGPRLIDFGIAKALNGATMLTRTGVAIGTAGFMSPEQAQGGSVGTASDIFSLGTVLCFAATGRMPFGQGSAAELLYRVVHEVPNLDRVPDGLRTVLGDCLEKRAERRPSAEEVLSALSGGGAVTVAPSATDADADAGVRPPAAPPDLPFAPPPRALGRPGPPAVPVAAPVPTFADRRSGPPVEVRYSMGHMRVAVGAMLAGAVPLGAAVYYFVGHPLPAALASIVALALFSLGGLAMARGDAACVRVAGDGLSFLREGHEWSATWEELSRVTLKATRWGLLQEFVVVGELAPGATKNVVWERFQPVGPGHRAAVTTIRFRDERRARAEVGRLHEALLHCAGERYSYDGGLFSVVRSR
- the fabV gene encoding enoyl-[acyl-carrier-protein] reductase FabV gives rise to the protein MSERVIAPKSRGFLFLDSHPGGCQQLVDEMWQAVPATVTAGGEGPVALVIGSSAGYGLAATIAGLARVGIRGIGVCFEKAPARRTGTAGWYRTAATARLAQQHGRDMVFINGDAFSDTVKEQVADLLAERFGGQLDFLIYSVAAPRRTDPDTGNVYASALKPIGSPYTTKTLVFDESGAPEVKEVTTAPAEGDDIEQTVAVMGGTDWERWITFLADRSLLADGFTTAALSYIGSPLTAAIYRQGTIGAAKSHLEATARTLDERLGKTLGGRAVTSVNAAAVTQSSTAIPGIALYAGLLRGVLGDAMVAPIGQLVELWDQLTGVRPLDLDDEGRVRLDTWELDPAVQNAVAERWSAATSDSITELADLDWFSDEVRRLYGFSVPGFDYTAAVETDVPWPTPTI
- a CDS encoding nuclear transport factor 2 family protein, whose product is MTSRPIRTMTVLTAAAALCAAAPAAASAAQDSNPRTPRIVTAWASAWNGTDPQALGALFTTDGIYTDEAVAVTFRGREEIAGWKARADTHIDNVHVTIRATRLERDRVTVRAVYSGHLKGAPKPFAVPMTTVLDLDKNHCRITSDRDHYSLATVLTQSGLPADWTPPAA
- a CDS encoding right-handed parallel beta-helix repeat-containing protein, giving the protein MVIGKNVSLTGSGDGKTTIQAPQTLTPGDDGENSIVEIHNGASVSLSRLSVSGPGSGTCEDGALSAGIRVLGGAHLALRHAAVTHITDTPAAPCFHSATGVLIGDLPTSTGSASIRDTKITDYQGAGVVVLNEGSTATIEGNTVTGHPKVSTDGIEFVAGAVGRVTGNTVSNNECREPDADCGPDFFNEFQHAGIVADAPGTVVRHNRLIGNQVGIYVAGNEIDVAHNDIQRSSFVGIALQDGTFTVRKDRIKGGVHGVAVIASVVDTNAVLEGVKITQTSGAPVQTFECCGVTATATVKP
- a CDS encoding PP2C family protein-serine/threonine phosphatase gives rise to the protein MIVTVLITALAFSTPREFAFSRLLPAAPALAAAMWPVVPTIMLGTFCLMVMIGLSFAYTDLGTPYTAAAIIAVTLAAAYASHVRLQREETLLNVRLVADAAQKVLLRPLPRRIEDVEIESLYVAAQEQARIGGDFYEAVDTPFGVRLLIGDVRGKGLSAVGAASAVISSFREAVYDEPDLRGVVHRLEASISRHSAAFPALDLPERFATALVAEIPHGGGRLRLLNCGHPPPLLVRSGEIRVVEPTTPSPPLNLASLIGDHYCVDTLIFAPGDQLLLYTDGVTETRGRDGEFFPLPEWMRQQSPTAPRELLDQLHRALIHYSGGRLDDDIAVLAVRCASTQVQERPAARAG
- a CDS encoding NAD-dependent protein deacetylase, with translation MCSPAAEQYRRSTRPQQLPPLPEEPFETRRVFAPRTDRYSQIAVRTNRYPVPVRLIGTRVARRVRASWSRAGVLPVPYAGGMRMRPTLSWTPTEDLRPGTTDPGPVADALSTGGVLVLSGAGISTESGIPDYRGEGGSLRRHTPMTYQEFTASAQARRRYWARSHLGWRTFGRARPNAGHRAVAAFGRHGLLSGVITQNVDGLHQAAGSEGVVELHGSLERVVCLSCGAYGSRRELARRLEEANAGFEPVAAGLNPDGDADLTDEQVGDFSVVPCTACGGILKPDVVFFGEAVPPRRVEHCRELVGEATSLLILGSSLTVMSGLRFVRQAAQAGKPVLIVNRDPTRGDRHSVTRVALPLGTTLTTLADRLDIPVDGQAEA
- a CDS encoding HAD family hydrolase, with the translated sequence MTTALPTTTHAVAFFDVDETLTTVKTMFDFYDFFLNAVGHTPQEQQRLRQDARDLLRPGMPREEGNRIFYRRFAGYQAEQTESVGRAWFAQHLRQGGFFHRDVLEALTAHRERGLATVLVSGSFAAALDPVAAHVGADVVLCTRPEIQDGVYTGEVLTTMIGDAKARAARELLSERGIASEECHAYGDHVSDLGLLRLVGHPVVVGDHPDLMAEAALHGWHHLAGVPA